A part of Setaria viridis chromosome 8, Setaria_viridis_v4.0, whole genome shotgun sequence genomic DNA contains:
- the LOC117833480 gene encoding lipase-like PAD4 isoform X2, whose translation MDDAAGEEEASMFETSHVLGALLASSPLLARAWDRCAAATAAASGLVHGEDGGTVYVGFSGVQAALSAAGAAVAGGGADAFAPVGLGGDATRRMFAALVANAEPAAAAVGEQVAVQALALQCFLKLCGSPDFQMLLDQIRGKAVVFTGHSLGGAIAALAALHYLCISSSSSTWGSAPSVLCVTFGSPLLGNEALSRAILRERWGGNFCHVVSQHDVVPRLLFCPLDAVPAHVIVGMQLQQWPAARTRHAGAVTAVTATARAADADRDALRQLVQTHVGAVAMDQKLADPAAPSGGPYRPFGTYVMCTPDGAVCVDNPTAAVQMLYATFASRCSPGSESPEAAHSCYGDLVVKMPQHLLLRRRPRADDDAPVIASNYDAGVSLALEASGIHAMATEASTARQWLRTSRRAGRRPSLNCAQLATKLGRITPHRAQIEWYKALFDGEMGYYDAFKQQRSPKKFGRANMCRFRLGLFWDGVLAMLDAGQLPHDFHRRAKWVNAARFYQLLVEPLDIADYHRRNLHRTQGRYMTHGRERRYELFDRWWQEKGCIGGGDVASSMSSAASRRRRSKNAGLTQDPCFWARVEEARERTESARSERDAAVLAMMLEELQEFESYSRELVASKEVSTDVLAPQSSYTLWVEEWNQLKLRDEVRAILLQF comes from the exons ATGGACGACGCcgctggggaagaagaagctTCCAT GTTCGAGACCAGCCATGTCCTCGGCGCCCTGCTCGCGTCCTCGCCGCTGCTGGCGCGCGCCTGGGACCGTtgcgcggccgccaccgccgccgcgtcggggcTCGTGCATGGCGAGGACGGCGGCACGGTGTACGTGGGTTTCTCCGGGGTGCAGGCCGCGCtgtcggcggcgggcgccgcggtggccggcggcggcgccgacgccttCGCGCCGGTGGGGCTCGGCGGGGACGCCACGCGGCGGATGTTCGCGGCGCTGGTCGCTAAcgccgagcccgccgccgccgccgtaggggAGCAGGTCGCCGTGCAGGCTCTGGCGCTGCAGTGCTTCTTGAAATTGTGCGGCTCCCCTGATTTCCAG ATGCTACTGGATCAGATCAGGGGCAAGGCAGTCGTGTTCACGGGCCACTCCCTCGGTGGCGCCATTGCCGCCCTCGCGGCGCTGCACTACCTCTGCATCTCGTCGTCAAGCTCGACATGGGGGTCAGCTCCTTCGGTCCTCTGCGTCACCTTCGGCAGCCCATTGCTCGGCAACGAGGCACTGTCCAGGGCCATCCTGCGCGAGCGGTGGGGCGGCAACTTCTGCCACGTCGTCTCGCAGCACGACGTCGTCCCACGGCTCCTCTTCTGCCCCCTCGACGCCGTCCCCGCGCACGTCATCGTCGGGATGCAGCTCCAGcaatggccggcggcgcggacgcGCCACGCGGGCGCGGTGACCGCGgtcaccgccaccgcccgcgcGGCCGACGCCGACAGGGACGCGCTCCGGCAGCTGGTGCAGACGCACGTCGGCGCTGTGGCGATGGACCAGAAGCTCGCCGacccggcggcgccgagcggGGGCCCCTACCGTCCGTTCGGGACGTACGTGATGTGCACCCCGGATGGCGCGGTGTGCGTGGACAACCCGACCGCTGCGGTGCAGATGCTCTACGCCACGTTCGCGTCGCGgtgctcgccggggtcggagtCCCCCGAGGCGGCGCACTCCTGCTACGGCGACCTCGTGGTGAAGATGCCGCAGCACCTGCTCCTCAGGAGACGCCCGCgtgccgacgacgacgcgccggTCATCGCGTCTAACTACGACGCCGGCGTCTCCCTCGCCCTGGAAGCTTCCGGCATACACGCCATG GCGACGGAGGCGTCGACGGCGAGGCAGTGGCTGAGGACGTCGAGGcgtgcggggcggcggccgagccTGAACTGCGCGCAGCTGGCGACGAAGCTTGGTCGGATCACGCCGCACCGGGCGCAGATCGAGTGGTACAAGGCGCTGTTCGACGGCGAGATGGGGTACTACGACGCGTTCAAGCAGCAGCGGTCGCCCAAGAAGTTCGGCAGAGCCAACATGTGCCGGTTCAGGCTTGGGCTGTTCTGGGACGGCGTGCTCGCCATGCTCGACGCCGGCCAGCTCCCCCACGACTTCCACCGCCGCGCCAAGTGGGTGAACGCCGCCCGTTTCTACCAGCTCCTCGTCGAGCCGCTCGACATCGCAGACTACCACCGCCGCAACCTCCACCGGACGCAGGGGAGGTACATGACCCACGGCCGGGAGAGGCGGTACGAGCTGTTCGACAGGTGGTGGCAGGAGAAGGGGTGCATCGGCGGTGGCGATGTCGCGTCGTCCATGTCATCGGCggcgagcaggaggcggcggagcaagAACGCCGGGCTGACGCAGGACCCGTGCTTCTGGGCgcgggtggaggaggcgagggAGCGGACGGAGAGCGCCCGGAGCGAGCGCGACGCGGCGGTGCTGGCGATGATGCTAGAGGAGCtgcaggagttcgagagctaCTCCCGCGAGCTGGTGGCGAGCAAGGAGGTTTCCACGGACGTGCTCGCGCCGCAGTCGAGCTACACGCTCTGGGTGGAGGAGTGGAACCAGCTCAAGCTCAGGGATGAAGTGAGGGCCATCCTGCTTCAGTTTTGA
- the LOC117833480 gene encoding lipase-like PAD4 isoform X1: MDDAAGEEEASMFETSHVLGALLASSPLLARAWDRCAAATAAASGLVHGEDGGTVYVGFSGVQAALSAAGAAVAGGGADAFAPVGLGGDATRRMFAALVANAEPAAAAVGEQVAVQALALQCFLKLCGSPDFQMLLDQIRGKAVVFTGHSLGGAIAALAALHYLCISSSSSTWGSAPSVLCVTFGSPLLGNEALSRAILRERWGGNFCHVVSQHDVVPRLLFCPLDAVPAHVIVGMQLQQWPAARTRHAGAVTAVTATARAADADRDALRQLVQTHVGAVAMDQKLADPAAPSGGPYRPFGTYVMCTPDGAVCVDNPTAAVQMLYATFASRCSPGSESPEAAHSCYGDLVVKMPQHLLLRRRPRADDDAPVIASNYDAGVSLALEASGIHAMVRAAHATEASTARQWLRTSRRAGRRPSLNCAQLATKLGRITPHRAQIEWYKALFDGEMGYYDAFKQQRSPKKFGRANMCRFRLGLFWDGVLAMLDAGQLPHDFHRRAKWVNAARFYQLLVEPLDIADYHRRNLHRTQGRYMTHGRERRYELFDRWWQEKGCIGGGDVASSMSSAASRRRRSKNAGLTQDPCFWARVEEARERTESARSERDAAVLAMMLEELQEFESYSRELVASKEVSTDVLAPQSSYTLWVEEWNQLKLRDEVRAILLQF, encoded by the exons ATGGACGACGCcgctggggaagaagaagctTCCAT GTTCGAGACCAGCCATGTCCTCGGCGCCCTGCTCGCGTCCTCGCCGCTGCTGGCGCGCGCCTGGGACCGTtgcgcggccgccaccgccgccgcgtcggggcTCGTGCATGGCGAGGACGGCGGCACGGTGTACGTGGGTTTCTCCGGGGTGCAGGCCGCGCtgtcggcggcgggcgccgcggtggccggcggcggcgccgacgccttCGCGCCGGTGGGGCTCGGCGGGGACGCCACGCGGCGGATGTTCGCGGCGCTGGTCGCTAAcgccgagcccgccgccgccgccgtaggggAGCAGGTCGCCGTGCAGGCTCTGGCGCTGCAGTGCTTCTTGAAATTGTGCGGCTCCCCTGATTTCCAG ATGCTACTGGATCAGATCAGGGGCAAGGCAGTCGTGTTCACGGGCCACTCCCTCGGTGGCGCCATTGCCGCCCTCGCGGCGCTGCACTACCTCTGCATCTCGTCGTCAAGCTCGACATGGGGGTCAGCTCCTTCGGTCCTCTGCGTCACCTTCGGCAGCCCATTGCTCGGCAACGAGGCACTGTCCAGGGCCATCCTGCGCGAGCGGTGGGGCGGCAACTTCTGCCACGTCGTCTCGCAGCACGACGTCGTCCCACGGCTCCTCTTCTGCCCCCTCGACGCCGTCCCCGCGCACGTCATCGTCGGGATGCAGCTCCAGcaatggccggcggcgcggacgcGCCACGCGGGCGCGGTGACCGCGgtcaccgccaccgcccgcgcGGCCGACGCCGACAGGGACGCGCTCCGGCAGCTGGTGCAGACGCACGTCGGCGCTGTGGCGATGGACCAGAAGCTCGCCGacccggcggcgccgagcggGGGCCCCTACCGTCCGTTCGGGACGTACGTGATGTGCACCCCGGATGGCGCGGTGTGCGTGGACAACCCGACCGCTGCGGTGCAGATGCTCTACGCCACGTTCGCGTCGCGgtgctcgccggggtcggagtCCCCCGAGGCGGCGCACTCCTGCTACGGCGACCTCGTGGTGAAGATGCCGCAGCACCTGCTCCTCAGGAGACGCCCGCgtgccgacgacgacgcgccggTCATCGCGTCTAACTACGACGCCGGCGTCTCCCTCGCCCTGGAAGCTTCCGGCATACACGCCATGGTGAGAGCTGCGCAT GCGACGGAGGCGTCGACGGCGAGGCAGTGGCTGAGGACGTCGAGGcgtgcggggcggcggccgagccTGAACTGCGCGCAGCTGGCGACGAAGCTTGGTCGGATCACGCCGCACCGGGCGCAGATCGAGTGGTACAAGGCGCTGTTCGACGGCGAGATGGGGTACTACGACGCGTTCAAGCAGCAGCGGTCGCCCAAGAAGTTCGGCAGAGCCAACATGTGCCGGTTCAGGCTTGGGCTGTTCTGGGACGGCGTGCTCGCCATGCTCGACGCCGGCCAGCTCCCCCACGACTTCCACCGCCGCGCCAAGTGGGTGAACGCCGCCCGTTTCTACCAGCTCCTCGTCGAGCCGCTCGACATCGCAGACTACCACCGCCGCAACCTCCACCGGACGCAGGGGAGGTACATGACCCACGGCCGGGAGAGGCGGTACGAGCTGTTCGACAGGTGGTGGCAGGAGAAGGGGTGCATCGGCGGTGGCGATGTCGCGTCGTCCATGTCATCGGCggcgagcaggaggcggcggagcaagAACGCCGGGCTGACGCAGGACCCGTGCTTCTGGGCgcgggtggaggaggcgagggAGCGGACGGAGAGCGCCCGGAGCGAGCGCGACGCGGCGGTGCTGGCGATGATGCTAGAGGAGCtgcaggagttcgagagctaCTCCCGCGAGCTGGTGGCGAGCAAGGAGGTTTCCACGGACGTGCTCGCGCCGCAGTCGAGCTACACGCTCTGGGTGGAGGAGTGGAACCAGCTCAAGCTCAGGGATGAAGTGAGGGCCATCCTGCTTCAGTTTTGA